A genome region from Halorussus pelagicus includes the following:
- the kdgK1 gene encoding bifunctional 2-dehydro-3-deoxygluconokinase/2-dehydro-3-deoxygalactonokinase — MTDLVTFGETMLRLSPPDGERLETAGDLEFRAAGAESNVAVAAARLGADAAWTSKLPDSPLGRRVVAGLRRHGVETDVVWADEGRQGTYYLEHGGEPRGTNVIYDREGAAVTTAETDELPVARVREAERFHTTGITPALSETLEATTADLLAAAQDAGTTTSFDVNYRSKLWSPAAARETMESLFPDVNLLLVAERDAREVLAREGDAEEIAAGLADEFDFETVVVTRGEEGALARHDGDVYEQPAIETDTLDPIGTGDAFLGAFLSRRLAGDNVPTALEYGSATAALKRTIPGDVAVVTREEVERVLAAEGDGISR, encoded by the coding sequence ATGACCGACCTCGTGACCTTCGGCGAGACGATGTTGCGACTCTCGCCGCCGGACGGCGAGCGACTGGAGACCGCAGGCGACCTCGAATTTCGGGCGGCGGGCGCGGAAAGCAACGTCGCCGTCGCGGCCGCGCGACTCGGCGCGGACGCGGCGTGGACCTCGAAACTCCCCGACTCGCCGCTCGGGCGGCGCGTGGTCGCTGGTCTCCGACGGCACGGCGTCGAGACCGACGTGGTGTGGGCAGACGAGGGGAGACAGGGAACCTACTACCTCGAACACGGCGGCGAACCGCGCGGGACGAACGTCATCTACGACCGCGAGGGCGCGGCAGTAACGACCGCCGAGACCGACGAACTTCCAGTCGCTCGCGTCCGCGAGGCCGAGCGATTCCACACGACCGGCATCACGCCCGCGCTCTCGGAGACGCTGGAGGCGACGACCGCGGACCTGCTCGCGGCGGCCCAAGACGCCGGAACCACGACCTCTTTCGACGTGAACTACCGCTCGAAGCTCTGGAGTCCCGCGGCGGCCCGCGAGACGATGGAATCGCTGTTCCCCGACGTGAACCTCCTGCTGGTCGCCGAGCGAGACGCCCGCGAGGTGCTGGCCCGCGAGGGCGACGCCGAGGAAATCGCGGCGGGACTCGCCGACGAGTTCGATTTCGAGACGGTCGTCGTCACGCGCGGCGAGGAGGGCGCACTCGCGCGCCACGACGGCGACGTGTACGAGCAACCCGCCATCGAGACCGACACCTTGGACCCCATCGGGACCGGCGACGCCTTCCTCGGGGCGTTCCTCTCGCGCCGCCTCGCGGGCGACAACGTGCCGACCGCGCTCGAATACGGGTCGGCGACCGCCGCGCTCAAGCGCACGATTCCGGGCGATGTGGCGGTCGTCACCCGCGAGGAGGTTGAGCGCGTGCTGGCCGCGGAGGGCGACGGGATTTCCCGATAG
- a CDS encoding PGF-CTERM sorting domain-containing protein, which translates to MKRLAAALLVLVVAASIATSVVAGSIASTATTATTDTTVGQASGAAYAGTHVSFDAEGSAVTDYAVRGETMLDSVKVESRESVESGGLRDLGTSLSAVTEIEGAGLSLGATTTTETRVRAESGATLTAHDNDRGVLVVARGNQSDQSNYVVADLSAGANVSADGDSQVEVTTENGTEGTVLVAGEGNATVNDDGDVTARLGADGQLIFRAYPDGKDAGDDEQERLIAEETAAAETYVMTEGNETVVDTVSYGENTTVESVETAEGEVSFAVNRTTHEGTVLLTSVSERALDATGDLEVAVDGETAAEARTYTQLESAIGSEQSRYVVESAASGSADASADVSVAVNHFSERTVSMRSADSVSETTSEGEQTTDETTADDGATTEESPTTGDSEETPTTMVVDDETDNGASIPGFTASAAVLALVSAVLLARLR; encoded by the coding sequence ATGAAGCGATTGGCCGCCGCCCTACTGGTACTCGTCGTCGCCGCGAGTATCGCCACTTCTGTCGTCGCGGGGAGTATCGCCTCTACTGCCACTACTGCGACCACCGACACCACTGTTGGACAGGCCTCCGGAGCGGCCTACGCCGGGACGCACGTCTCGTTCGACGCCGAGGGGAGCGCCGTGACCGACTACGCAGTCCGCGGCGAGACGATGCTCGACTCGGTGAAAGTCGAGTCTCGGGAGTCCGTCGAGAGCGGCGGTCTCCGCGACCTCGGGACCTCGCTGTCGGCCGTAACCGAAATCGAGGGCGCGGGCCTTAGCCTCGGCGCGACGACGACCACCGAGACCCGCGTGCGGGCCGAGAGTGGCGCGACCCTGACGGCCCACGACAACGACCGGGGCGTCCTCGTCGTCGCCAGGGGCAACCAGTCCGACCAATCGAACTACGTCGTCGCCGACCTCTCGGCGGGCGCGAACGTCTCGGCCGACGGCGACTCGCAGGTCGAAGTGACCACCGAGAACGGCACCGAGGGCACCGTCCTCGTCGCGGGCGAGGGCAACGCGACGGTCAACGACGACGGCGACGTGACCGCCCGACTCGGCGCGGACGGCCAACTCATCTTCCGTGCATACCCCGACGGCAAGGACGCTGGCGACGACGAACAGGAGCGACTCATCGCCGAGGAAACGGCCGCCGCGGAGACTTACGTGATGACCGAGGGGAACGAAACGGTCGTGGACACCGTGAGCTACGGCGAGAACACAACCGTCGAGAGCGTCGAGACGGCCGAGGGTGAGGTCTCGTTCGCCGTCAACCGGACGACCCACGAGGGGACCGTCCTCCTGACCAGCGTCTCCGAGCGCGCGCTCGACGCCACCGGCGACCTCGAAGTCGCGGTGGACGGCGAGACCGCCGCAGAGGCCCGGACCTACACCCAACTGGAGAGCGCCATCGGAAGCGAACAGTCCCGGTACGTGGTCGAAAGCGCGGCAAGCGGGTCGGCCGACGCCAGCGCGGACGTATCGGTCGCGGTCAACCACTTCTCCGAGCGGACCGTTTCGATGCGCTCGGCAGATTCGGTCTCCGAAACGACCAGTGAGGGTGAGCAGACGACCGACGAGACGACTGCCGACGACGGCGCGACGACCGAAGAGAGTCCGACTACCGGGGACTCCGAGGAAACGCCCACGACGATGGTCGTGGACGACGAGACCGACAACGGCGCGAGCATTCCCGGATTCACCGCCAGCGCGGCCGTCCTCGCGCTGGTCAGTGCGGTGCTGTTGGCGCGACTCCGGTAA
- a CDS encoding FAD-dependent oxidoreductase, translated as MTTHVVVVGAYGSAGVAVAQELADEEDVRLTLVDDGEPGGGLCILRGCMPSKEVLSAGKHRFQARHDDRIEGVPQVDLESVVATKDDHIENFAQHRRAAVHALAERENVEFLHRTARFVDDRTVAVGDREIEADYVVVATGSSTNVPDLNGLDEVDYATSADVLDATEFPDSGVVMGFGYVGLELVPYLVEAAEMDITVIEHDDYPLDEADEAFRSAILDIYREEFDVDVLTNTSEQSVEETADGGVRLHVRRGVSGERGVSDGRREAVEADELFLFTGRRPAVDGLGLETTPLAPGAGWVADTMQTRDDERVFVPGDANGHEPILHVAKEQGFLTAENVLRHRDGEELNPYRNTHHHVVFSGLGVYPFVRVGTSEEALAAEDRDYVAVTREASDDGVFATKAVPRGLAKLVVDAEDGTVLGYQGLHYHADVMAKTMQVVVETGMDVREIPDRAYHPTTPEILDGLIRDASERLD; from the coding sequence ATGACAACGCACGTCGTCGTCGTCGGGGCGTACGGAAGCGCCGGGGTCGCGGTCGCACAGGAGCTAGCGGACGAGGAGGACGTTCGACTGACGCTCGTGGACGACGGCGAACCCGGCGGCGGTCTCTGCATCCTTCGTGGGTGTATGCCCTCGAAGGAAGTTCTCTCGGCCGGGAAACACCGGTTTCAGGCGCGCCACGACGACCGAATCGAGGGCGTCCCCCAGGTGGACCTCGAATCGGTCGTGGCGACCAAGGACGACCACATCGAGAACTTCGCGCAACACCGACGCGCCGCGGTTCACGCTCTCGCGGAGCGCGAGAACGTCGAGTTCCTCCACCGGACCGCCCGGTTCGTGGACGACCGCACCGTCGCGGTCGGTGACCGCGAAATCGAGGCCGACTACGTGGTCGTTGCGACCGGTTCCTCGACCAACGTGCCGGACCTGAACGGACTGGACGAGGTGGACTACGCGACCAGCGCGGACGTACTGGACGCGACCGAGTTCCCCGATTCCGGCGTCGTGATGGGGTTCGGCTACGTCGGACTGGAACTGGTTCCCTACCTCGTAGAGGCCGCCGAGATGGACATCACCGTCATCGAACACGACGACTATCCGCTTGACGAGGCCGACGAGGCGTTCCGGTCGGCGATACTGGACATCTACCGCGAGGAGTTCGACGTGGACGTGCTGACCAACACCTCCGAGCAGTCGGTCGAGGAGACTGCCGACGGCGGCGTCCGACTCCACGTCAGACGCGGCGTGTCGGGCGAGCGCGGTGTATCCGACGGCCGACGCGAAGCTGTCGAGGCCGACGAACTGTTCCTGTTCACGGGCCGCCGCCCAGCCGTGGACGGTCTCGGACTGGAGACCACGCCGCTCGCCCCCGGCGCGGGGTGGGTCGCCGACACGATGCAGACCCGCGACGACGAGCGCGTCTTCGTGCCGGGCGACGCCAACGGCCACGAACCCATCCTTCACGTCGCCAAGGAGCAGGGGTTTCTGACCGCCGAGAACGTCCTCCGGCACCGCGACGGCGAGGAACTGAACCCCTACCGGAACACCCACCATCACGTCGTCTTCTCGGGACTGGGCGTCTATCCCTTCGTGCGAGTCGGGACCTCCGAGGAGGCGCTGGCCGCCGAGGACCGCGACTACGTGGCCGTCACGCGCGAGGCCAGCGACGACGGCGTGTTTGCGACGAAGGCGGTCCCGCGCGGACTGGCGAAACTCGTCGTGGACGCCGAAGACGGCACAGTGTTGGGGTATCAGGGCCTGCACTACCACGCCGACGTGATGGCCAAGACGATGCAGGTCGTCGTGGAGACGGGGATGGACGTGCGCGAGATTCCCGACCGAGCGTACCACCCCACGACGCCCGAGATTCTGGACGGACTGATTCGGGACGCCAGCGAGCGACTGGACTAA
- a CDS encoding YHS domain-containing protein has product MARCAVCGADVEKTNPEETDYREEEYAVAQVEYEGETYAFCSEEHRDAFTENPAEYA; this is encoded by the coding sequence ATGGCCCGGTGCGCCGTCTGCGGTGCCGACGTGGAGAAGACCAATCCCGAGGAGACCGACTACCGCGAGGAGGAGTACGCCGTCGCACAGGTCGAGTACGAGGGCGAGACCTACGCCTTCTGCTCGGAGGAACACCGCGACGCCTTCACCGAGAACCCCGCGGAGTACGCTTAG
- a CDS encoding FlaD/FlaE family flagellar protein, with protein MPPTPGDYDLRELRRLADPNRETPEEFEDGEELPAPPNEVLRNSERNELVQLQSQFSAAGALPEKPYLDALPDQYSTEVVVFEWLDFLINKAGFENTGNALEYYESVDWITEPVRENLREYMRGFSEVESFDPDKPGPADLDIDDHVLSLVYIARLASV; from the coding sequence ATGCCGCCGACGCCCGGAGATTACGACCTGCGCGAACTGCGTCGCCTCGCGGACCCGAACCGGGAGACTCCCGAGGAGTTCGAGGACGGCGAGGAACTGCCAGCACCGCCCAACGAGGTGCTGCGCAACAGCGAGCGAAACGAACTCGTCCAGTTGCAGAGTCAGTTCTCTGCGGCGGGTGCGCTCCCCGAGAAGCCGTATCTCGACGCCCTGCCCGACCAGTACAGCACGGAAGTCGTCGTGTTCGAGTGGCTCGACTTCCTCATCAACAAGGCCGGGTTCGAGAACACCGGCAACGCCTTAGAATACTACGAGAGCGTCGATTGGATAACCGAGCCGGTGCGCGAGAACCTGCGCGAGTACATGCGCGGGTTCTCCGAGGTCGAGAGCTTCGACCCGGACAAGCCCGGTCCAGCGGACCTCGACATCGACGACCACGTACTGAGTCTGGTCTACATCGCGCGACTAGCGTCGGTCTGA
- a CDS encoding HNH endonuclease — MSRWREVVREELARYREQTELAVVERQDLLDQSRSRLETEFPDNNTLGQSLSKTVRQLRKRDEVAQISPGTYRILSLDTSFVPTANPLGAEGEPTPGDAAPSDDAVPTYTAAEYETTATGRRVHPEFRETVLERYDGRCPVSGVDCAGLLDVAHILPWSEFADRRAEFRNVLALDKTHHAAFDRGLFTLDSTYRLRVNPAFETDSDLLRRTLVDKDGEKIRFGEAAKPSPEYLRTRNERLDWSPT, encoded by the coding sequence ATGTCGCGCTGGCGCGAGGTCGTCCGCGAGGAACTGGCACGCTACCGCGAGCAGACGGAACTGGCCGTTGTCGAGCGACAAGACCTGCTCGACCAGTCTCGCTCCCGACTCGAAACGGAGTTTCCCGACAACAACACGCTCGGGCAATCGCTCAGCAAGACGGTTCGACAGCTCCGAAAGCGCGACGAGGTGGCCCAAATCTCGCCCGGAACCTACCGAATCCTCTCGCTGGACACGTCGTTCGTTCCGACGGCGAACCCACTGGGCGCGGAGGGCGAGCCAACGCCCGGCGACGCCGCGCCGAGCGACGACGCCGTGCCGACTTACACCGCAGCCGAGTACGAGACGACGGCGACAGGGCGGCGCGTCCACCCCGAGTTCCGCGAGACCGTCCTCGAGCGCTACGACGGGCGCTGTCCGGTCTCGGGCGTCGATTGCGCGGGACTGCTCGATGTGGCCCACATCCTCCCGTGGAGCGAGTTCGCCGACCGACGCGCGGAGTTCCGGAACGTGCTGGCGCTCGACAAGACCCACCACGCCGCGTTCGACCGCGGCCTGTTCACCCTCGACTCGACGTACCGACTCCGGGTCAACCCCGCGTTCGAGACCGACAGCGACCTGCTTCGCAGGACGCTGGTCGATAAAGACGGCGAGAAGATTCGATTCGGCGAGGCGGCCAAGCCGTCGCCGGAGTACCTCCGGACGCGAAACGAGCGCCTCGACTGGTCGCCGACGTAG